In Oceanispirochaeta sp., the following are encoded in one genomic region:
- a CDS encoding N-acetylneuraminate synthase family protein — translation MKIIAEIGTTHRGSLQKAERLIREASLSGADTAKFQIVIAHEILHPRTGSVPLPGGPTPLYEVFESLEQELSFYEALKEMTEAEGMSFLATPFGLESAALLKSLNPDAVKIASPELNYTDLLREISSWKIPVILSSGVCELEDIQEATTILGKDDLTLLHCVTAYPAPVEDYNLSLLPALREELALPLGVSDHSLNPSLVPCVAYSFGAVMVEKHFTLSREEDGLDDPIALEPADFRLMVDRLRELESLNAPSEVKKRLEQWFSSHDIKAVSGSGIKTLAPSEKENYGRTNRSVHALLDLKAGTILTEENSCVVRTEKVLTPGMHPRYYRGILGMRVNRNIPSGEGILETDIEAFQS, via the coding sequence TTGAAAATCATTGCTGAAATCGGAACGACCCACCGCGGCTCCCTTCAAAAGGCCGAGCGGCTGATCAGAGAAGCTTCCCTTAGCGGCGCGGATACCGCCAAGTTTCAGATTGTCATCGCTCATGAAATCCTGCATCCCCGCACAGGTTCTGTTCCCCTGCCGGGAGGTCCGACTCCCCTGTATGAGGTCTTTGAGTCGCTGGAACAGGAGCTGTCTTTTTATGAGGCACTCAAAGAGATGACCGAAGCAGAAGGCATGTCATTTCTGGCAACCCCCTTCGGGCTGGAAAGCGCGGCTCTTCTAAAATCCCTGAATCCCGATGCTGTCAAAATTGCTTCTCCCGAACTCAATTATACGGATCTTCTCAGGGAGATTTCCTCCTGGAAGATTCCCGTCATCCTGTCCTCCGGGGTCTGTGAATTAGAAGACATCCAGGAGGCGACGACGATCCTCGGAAAAGATGACCTGACCCTCCTGCATTGTGTGACCGCCTACCCGGCTCCTGTGGAAGACTACAACCTGTCTCTCCTCCCGGCCCTGCGGGAAGAACTGGCCCTGCCTCTGGGGGTTTCCGATCACTCTTTGAATCCCTCACTGGTTCCCTGTGTCGCCTACAGCTTCGGCGCTGTCATGGTGGAGAAACACTTTACTCTGTCCCGTGAGGAAGACGGGCTGGATGATCCCATCGCCCTTGAACCGGCAGATTTCAGGCTGATGGTGGATCGGCTCCGGGAACTGGAGAGTCTGAACGCTCCTTCTGAAGTCAAAAAGAGGCTGGAACAGTGGTTTTCATCCCATGATATCAAAGCCGTCAGCGGCTCGGGGATCAAGACCCTGGCCCCTTCTGAGAAAGAGAATTACGGCAGAACCAACCGGAGTGTTCATGCCCTGCTGGATCTAAAGGCCGGTACGATCCTGACCGAAGAGAACAGCTGTGTGGTCAGAACGGAAAAAGTGCTGACCCCGGGCATGCA